DNA sequence from the Sinorhizobium sp. RAC02 genome:
TCGATCTCGAAACCGTCGGCCTTTGCGGTGGCCACGGTGCCGGCCAGCGCCTCCTGGTTGACATCGACGCCGATGACGGTCGCGCCCTCCCGGGCAAACAGCAGCGCGGTTCCCTGGCCGATGCCGCTGGCGGCGCCGGTGACGATTGCAACTTTTCCTTTGAGACGATTGGGCATGTCATGCTCCCTGAATGGTTGATGCCGGTGATGGGGCCCTGCGCCGTTTTCGGGCGCAGGTGTTCGTCGCCGCCGCTTTCGCGACGCGGTCGATTTTCGATGGTCGTTTGATAGTTGCCCGGCGGCGGTCAGGCCGCGACGGGTTGTCCGGCCGCGCCCGCCAGGAAATCGAGGATGAGTTCCCCCACGATGTCCGGCCGCTCGATATTGGCGCAATGGCCGCAACCCGGGATGACGGCAACCGTACCGCCCGCAATACGCTTGGCCACTTCGCTGGCGTAGCCGGGCAGGCGCAGCTTGTCTTCCGCCCCGGCGATCAGCAGCGTCGGAACGCCGACCGCCTCATAGTTCGTTGCATCAGCCTGTCCGAATTCCTTGCGCTCCGGGGCATTCGGCGAGCGGAAGCGCGCGGCCGCCACCGCCTCCCAGGCGCCCGGCGCGATGCTGAGCGCATGGCGCCGACGGACGTACTCCTCATCACTGTGCCAGACGCTGCCCTCGAACAGCGACTGGAGGATACCGACCATGCCGTCGAGGCTGCCATCATAATGAGTGAGCCGCCTGCGCGCCTCGTTCTCCGGCATCCAGCCGCCGCCGCTGATCGCCACGAGCCTGTCGATGGCAAAACCCGGATGCCGTTCCGCCGCGATCTGCAGCAGGAACGTCGCCCCCATGGAATTACCGACGAACGACGCCCGATCGATCGCCAGAACGTCGAGGAAGCGTGCCATATGCGCGATCATGCGCGCCCGCTTGCCGTCGAAGTCATGGATCTTCGCCGTCTGCCCGAAGCCGAGCCAATCCGGCGCGATCACCCGGTAGTGTTCCGCAAGCCGGGGTATGAGGTACTCCCAGCTCAGTTCCGCACACCCGCCGAACTCGCCGCTGTGCAGCAGCACGACGACCGGCCCTTCGCCGGCCTCAAGATAGTGCGTGCGGATTCCGTCGACACTCACGAAACGGCTACGGTAGGCTTTTGTTACCGGCGGAACCTTTTCGGCGGCGTTCATGGCCGCGCCTCCGGCAACGGACGCAGGCGCCGCAGGCGTGCTGTTGCGTCCGGATGCATCATGTCGGGCATCCATTGCGCCCGGCCGTTCAGCGCGCAGACCACACTGTCGGCACCCGGCAGGGCGCCGACCGCCTTTTCGACCATGGCGATGATGTTGGCGGCCTGCCAGCAGACAGGGCTTGTCAACCTCAACGTCACCCGCACCGCGCCTTCGTCGATGTCGATCGCTTCGATCATGCCCATTTCCCTGAGCGTGATCGGCGCACCCGTTGCGATCGAGCACGGATCCACGACCCGTTCGAGGGCCTCGTAGATTGCTGCCTCGTCAAGCATAGGCCGCCTCCTGCATCGTCGAGAAGGGGGCTGCGACACCTGCGCGGCGGCGTTTGGCGAACTCGTCGTCCTTCGTTGCGGCAATCCGCGATTCCAGATCCAGGCCGGTCATGCGGGCATAGTTGTCGAAGAGGATCTTCTTCTTCGCCGCCCGGTCGATCTGCGGCAGGCCGGCGCCGGAAACCAGTTCGTCGGGGAAGGCGAACTTGTGCACAAACGCTTCGAGCAGCGGCTGCGGATGGAAGGCCATCGCGCCGGTCCCCCAGAGGATGCGGTCGATTGCATTCTGTCCGCCGGGGCCGACGAGTGAGGCCATGATGTGCTGGAAGGCGGCCGGCCGGGTCGCGGCCAGCGCGCAGGTGATTTCGAGGTTCACATAGACATTGGGGAAGCGCGCCAATTGCCAGGCGGTCTCTTCCGCAAAGGCCATGCCGCCATGGATGATCTCGAAATTGAGGTCCGGGAAGGCCATGCAGGCGCGGTCGATGTCACTGACACGATAATGTTCGATGGCGACCGGGCCGAGCGGCAGCGCCTTGTGGATCGCCACCACCTTGATACCCAGCTCCTGCGCCCGCTGGAACAGCGGGAAGGCCACCTCCGGGTCGTCCATTTTCCAGCCCTGGATTTCCTGGCCGACCCAGCTGTTGGGATAAAGCTTCAGGCCGACGGGCTTCAGGATTTCGACCTGGCGCTCGAGTTCGTTGAGCGCGGCGGCACCCGTCAGCGGATCGACGCCGCAATAGATTATCATCCGGTTCGGCCACCGTTTTTTCGCCTCGACCGCCTTTTCGAAACTACAGAGCCCATCGTGAAAGGAGTAGATCGGCAGGGCGTGATAGACCGCGAGATCCGTGTCGCTTTCGACGAAAACCTGATCGACCGTCTCCTCGATACTCCAGTCCCGGTAGAATTGTTTTCGCGTCGGCGCATAGCCGGGCAGTGCGGCCGCTATGACAGAGTCATAGACAAGATCGCATAAAGGTTTTGCGAAGCGGTTGGCAAAATTTCGTTCGTCCATATTGTAGGCATGGATGACCGCATCTATCACGTTCAGGCCGTCTATCATCGGGAGCCTCCCATCTCGATTTCCGTTGCTTGAAGTGTTCTAAAATTTACGATCTTCGTCCAACGAGGATTAATGACCTCGTGATCTGGATTTGAGATCAGGGCTGCCGGCGCGCGATGTACCGCTCAAGATCTCCTGCACAACGTCATGCGCCACCTCGCGGAAGGTGACGGCAGACGGGTTCGGCTCATCGTCCTTCCAAGCGAGGAGCAGTTCGTAAGGCGTGTCAAAGTCCATGAGGTCGCGGAAGACCACTCCCGGCTGGGGAAGCTGCGCCACCCATTTCGGCACCAGCGTGACGCCAAGCCCGGCGCTGACGAGGGAAAGCAGCGTGTGCAACTGCCCGCCCTCCTGCGTGACACGCGGCGCAAAACCCGCGCCCGCACAGGCTGTCTTGAGCAGATCCAGAATGCGGCTGTTCATCTGCAGGGGGAAGGTCACGAAGGGTTCGGCGGCAAGCTCCGCCATTTCGACCGTGGCCTTCAGCGCCAGCGCGTTCGCCGATGGAAGGGCGACCATCAACGGTGCGGAAATCAGCACCTCGGTTCGAACCGAGGCGGCAAGATGGGAAGGTGCCGGGATGATGCCGATATCGACCGTGCCCCCGGCAATGGCTTCGACCTGGACATCCCGGTCCATAGGGATCAGCTTGAGATCGACATGCGGCCAGCGCTCGCGAAAATCCCGGATGATCGGCGACAGCAGCGTCCACAGCACATTGTCGACGAAGCCGATGGAGAGGCGCCCGACAATGCCGCTGGCCGAGGCCTTCAAGCGCCGGACCGCTTCGTCGGTGCGCTGCAGGATGTCGCGCGCCTCCGGAAGGAACACCTCGCCGAGCAAAGTGAGGCTGACATCCTGGCGCGAACGCTTGATCAGGGTGAAGCCGAGTTCGTCCTCTAGGAGCTTCAGCTGCTGGCTGACGGCCGATTGCACCACATGCACCCGGTCGGCCGCCCGTCCAAAATGAAGCTCTTCGGCGACGGCCACGAAGTAGCGAAGTCTGCGCAGGTCCATGACCGCCTCCTTTCCCAAGCGCACGCGCTTGTGTGTTCGGAAAGGCTACACGTCTGAAAATCCGGCGATAGCGGCAAAGATTCGAGGGTTACGGTCGAAATACTCGAACGATCGCACCATTCGTCCTGGCGGACAGATCCAATGACAATCGGGCCCCATGCACCGTTCGATTTCTTCGACCGTAACCACTCATTTTATTCGACTGTTCCCCCAAGCCGTTTGATGCCAGCTTATTCCCAAGCCGCAAGGGCGACTGCATCCAACCAAAGGAGAACAAAATGGCGAAGGTACTGGTCCTCTATTATTCGACCTACGGACATATCGAGACGATGGCCTATGCTGTCGCGGAGGGCGCCCGCAAGGCCGGAGCCGAAGTCGACGTCAAACGCGTTCCGGAAACCGTGCCGGAAGAGATCGCCCGCAACGCCCATTTCAAGCTTGACCAGAAGGCGCCGATCGCCACCGTCGCGGAGCTGGCGGACTATGACGCCATCGTCATCGGCACCGGCACGCGTTTCGGCCGTATCACCTCGCAAATGGCGGCTTTCCTCGACCAGGCCGGCGGCCTCTGGGCGCGCGGCGCGTTGAATGGCAAGATCGGCGGCGCCTTCGCCTCCAGTGCCACGCAGCACGGCGGACAGGAAACCACGCTGTTTTCGATCATCACCAATCTCCTGCATTTCGGTATGATGATCGTCGGCCTTCCCTACAGCCATCAGGGCCAGATGAGCGTGGACGAAATCGTCGGTGGTGCACCCTATGGTGCGACCACGGTGGCAGGCGGCGACGGATCGCGCCAGCCGACCGAAATCGATCTCGCCGGCGCACGCCACCAGGGCGAACTCGTGGCCGCTGCCGCCATCAAGGTCTTCGGCTAACCCGCTGATCGGCCGGGGGTTCACTCCCCCGGCCCACACTCTTCGACACCGACAATCACAACGGAAGCGTCGTCCCGCAGCGCGGGCGAGGAGCGAAGCCATGCCTACGGATTTCGACGGTAAAGTGGTTCTGGTCACCGGCGCAGGCTCGGGGATCGGCCGGGAGGCGGCAAGATTGTTTGCCGAGCGCGGCGCCCATGTTTTCGCGGCCGACCTCAATCTGGGCGGCCTTGAGGAAACGAAGGACATCGCGGCGGCCGGAAAGATCGACATCCACCGTATCGACGTTTCGAGCGAGGAGGAGGTGAAGGCCTTTCTCGCGCGCATCGAAAAGGACGCCGGCCGGCTGGACGCGGCGTTCAACAATGCCGGCATCACCGGCGGCACCCACCGCATCGAAGACTACCCGACCGACGATTTCGACCGGGTGCTGACCGTCAACCTGCGCAGCGTGTTCCTCGGCATGAAATACGAGATCCCGCTGATTGCGAAGACGGGTGCCGGCGCGATCACCAACACCGCCTCCGTCGCCGCGCTGACGGGACCGGGCGGCATGAGCGCCTATGCCGCCTCCAAACACGGCATTCACGGCCTGACCCGCGTCGCGGCGATGGAAAATGCCAGCCGCAATATCCGCGTAAACGCGCTTGCCCCGGGCTGGACGGAGACGCCGATGGTGGTGGCCAACAGCGCCCAGAACCCGGCCTTCGCCGACCTTGCTAGAAAGGCCATCCCTGCCAAGCGCGGCGGCCAGCCGCGCGAACTGGCCGAGGTCGCCGTTTGGCTCAGCTCCCCGGCCGCAAGCTACATCTTTGGCCAGATGATCGTCGTCGATGGCGGCATGACCATCGGCGGTTTCAAACTTTAACCCCAGACATCGAAGGATACGACCATGACCAGAAGTGCAGAAAGCGAAGCAGCGATCGCAGTGGTGCGCCGCAACACCGAGGAAGTGCAGGGAAAGGGCAATTTCGCGGTTTTCGACGAAGTGTTCTCCGAGGATTTTCTCGACCACACGCCGCAGCCGAACATGGTGCCGGACAAGGAAGGCGTGCGTGGCCTCTATGCCGGCCTGCGCCAGGCGTTTCCGGATTTCCACGCGGACATTCATTGGCAAGCGGCCGACGGCAATCTCGTCACGACCTTCAAGACCTATCACGGCACGCACAAGGGCACCTTCCTCGGCATTGCGCCGACCGGCAAGACCATCCAGTTCGAGACGGTCGATGCCATGCGCGTCGTCGACGGCAAGATCACC
Encoded proteins:
- a CDS encoding alpha/beta hydrolase, which translates into the protein MNAAEKVPPVTKAYRSRFVSVDGIRTHYLEAGEGPVVVLLHSGEFGGCAELSWEYLIPRLAEHYRVIAPDWLGFGQTAKIHDFDGKRARMIAHMARFLDVLAIDRASFVGNSMGATFLLQIAAERHPGFAIDRLVAISGGGWMPENEARRRLTHYDGSLDGMVGILQSLFEGSVWHSDEEYVRRRHALSIAPGAWEAVAAARFRSPNAPERKEFGQADATNYEAVGVPTLLIAGAEDKLRLPGYASEVAKRIAGGTVAVIPGCGHCANIERPDIVGELILDFLAGAAGQPVAA
- a CDS encoding iron-sulfur cluster assembly protein — encoded protein: MLDEAAIYEALERVVDPCSIATGAPITLREMGMIEAIDIDEGAVRVTLRLTSPVCWQAANIIAMVEKAVGALPGADSVVCALNGRAQWMPDMMHPDATARLRRLRPLPEARP
- a CDS encoding amidohydrolase family protein, with the protein product MIDGLNVIDAVIHAYNMDERNFANRFAKPLCDLVYDSVIAAALPGYAPTRKQFYRDWSIEETVDQVFVESDTDLAVYHALPIYSFHDGLCSFEKAVEAKKRWPNRMIIYCGVDPLTGAAALNELERQVEILKPVGLKLYPNSWVGQEIQGWKMDDPEVAFPLFQRAQELGIKVVAIHKALPLGPVAIEHYRVSDIDRACMAFPDLNFEIIHGGMAFAEETAWQLARFPNVYVNLEITCALAATRPAAFQHIMASLVGPGGQNAIDRILWGTGAMAFHPQPLLEAFVHKFAFPDELVSGAGLPQIDRAAKKKILFDNYARMTGLDLESRIAATKDDEFAKRRRAGVAAPFSTMQEAAYA
- a CDS encoding LysR family transcriptional regulator; translation: MDLRRLRYFVAVAEELHFGRAADRVHVVQSAVSQQLKLLEDELGFTLIKRSRQDVSLTLLGEVFLPEARDILQRTDEAVRRLKASASGIVGRLSIGFVDNVLWTLLSPIIRDFRERWPHVDLKLIPMDRDVQVEAIAGGTVDIGIIPAPSHLAASVRTEVLISAPLMVALPSANALALKATVEMAELAAEPFVTFPLQMNSRILDLLKTACAGAGFAPRVTQEGGQLHTLLSLVSAGLGVTLVPKWVAQLPQPGVVFRDLMDFDTPYELLLAWKDDEPNPSAVTFREVAHDVVQEILSGTSRAGSPDLKSRSRGH
- the wrbA gene encoding NAD(P)H:quinone oxidoreductase — protein: MAKVLVLYYSTYGHIETMAYAVAEGARKAGAEVDVKRVPETVPEEIARNAHFKLDQKAPIATVAELADYDAIVIGTGTRFGRITSQMAAFLDQAGGLWARGALNGKIGGAFASSATQHGGQETTLFSIITNLLHFGMMIVGLPYSHQGQMSVDEIVGGAPYGATTVAGGDGSRQPTEIDLAGARHQGELVAAAAIKVFG
- a CDS encoding SDR family NAD(P)-dependent oxidoreductase; translation: MPTDFDGKVVLVTGAGSGIGREAARLFAERGAHVFAADLNLGGLEETKDIAAAGKIDIHRIDVSSEEEVKAFLARIEKDAGRLDAAFNNAGITGGTHRIEDYPTDDFDRVLTVNLRSVFLGMKYEIPLIAKTGAGAITNTASVAALTGPGGMSAYAASKHGIHGLTRVAAMENASRNIRVNALAPGWTETPMVVANSAQNPAFADLARKAIPAKRGGQPRELAEVAVWLSSPAASYIFGQMIVVDGGMTIGGFKL
- a CDS encoding ester cyclase is translated as MTRSAESEAAIAVVRRNTEEVQGKGNFAVFDEVFSEDFLDHTPQPNMVPDKEGVRGLYAGLRQAFPDFHADIHWQAADGNLVTTFKTYHGTHKGTFLGIAPTGKTIQFETVDAMRVVDGKITEHWGVANLYSLVGQLGLQLQPTA